One genomic window of Solanum stenotomum isolate F172 chromosome 9, ASM1918654v1, whole genome shotgun sequence includes the following:
- the LOC125876834 gene encoding uncharacterized protein LOC125876834, producing MVGSPLGWECKTDGSIRSEVVEKQLEGPLLTPVSSVGRYPVLSSKKDAQILKKNSSHALNTKVLSGKESESIRKLRICAETRNRSSFSSHTISSSRKIRTKKEKVQVQQIKRISAPPPVPGRALAGKTRLPTFIRQSKSSTSTEEPSRINETYLGYEEPIHHIAWEGLDENFHSSRVTCPICENDLCDMPDEYADAYAYAYTDDVEPSVLPSVAILSCGHAFHAVCLEGITPEENSGDPPCFFCLSCMS from the exons ATGGTTGGCAGCCCTTTAGGTTGGGAATGTAAAACGGATGGCTCTATCCGTAGTGAAGTTGTGGAAAAGCAGTTAGAAGGCCCACTTTTGACTCCAGTGTCATCTGTTGGGAGATATCCTGTTTTATCTAGCAAGAAGGATGCCCAGATTCTTAAGAAGAATTCATCACATGCTTTAAACACAAAAGTTTTGAGtggaaaagaatctgaaagtaTACGTAAGTTGAGGATCTGCGCTGAGACGAGGAATAGAAGTTCATTTTCCTCTCACACAATTAGCTCTTCCAGAAAAATTAggaccaaaaaggaaaaag TTCAAGTCCAGCAAATCAAGAGGATTTCAGCTCCACCTCCGGTTCCTGGCCGCGCTTTGGCAGGAAAGACAAGGCTTCCGACCTTCATCAGGCAGTCTAAATCATCCACAAGTACCGAGGAACCTTCTAGAATTAACGAGACATACTTAGGATATGAAGAGCCCATCCATCATATTGCTTGGGAAG GTTTGGATGAAAATTTTCATTCATCGAGAGTCACTTGCCCAATATGCGAAAATGATCTGTGTGACATGCCTGATGAATATGCAGATGCATATGCATATGCATACACGGACGATGTTGAGCCTTCCGTTCTCCCAAGTGTTGCTATTTTGTCATGTGGGCACGCTTTTCACGCCGTATGCTTGGAGGGCATTACCCCTGAAGAGAACTCTGGTGATCCTCCTTGCTTTTTTTGTCTCAGTTGCATGTCTTGA
- the LOC125875898 gene encoding uncharacterized protein LOC125875898 — MVELMMSSGMASFTVKFEVEDPLEDEHGPLTKRSKSSSASSSFNQWDAGNDEFPVPPPEYNPLDEPSPLGLRLRKSPSLLDLITMRLSQNSGSSIAPENPTSVSNTGTKVASTSVATDKLKASNFSGSLLRIGSWEYASRYEGDLVAKCYFAKHKLVWEILEGGLKSKIEIQWSDIMGLKASCPEDGPGSLTLVLARQPLFFKETNPQPRKHTLWQATSDFTGGQASLNRQHFLQCPLGVLNKHYEKLIQCDVRLNSLSKQPELALESPYFDTKATVFGNLDELNDHGLDPVGSGKGSPLSSIQDAASPAAAQSSSVSFEQPDLLGTAPEHLSRDAPSPSSVMDTHAVGGNANSIGYDSNRMQNLEQLKVPGLQPSMSMTDLVSHIEICISQQINSGSLQSDEALECKGMLEDIAQMWLSDTQCTPTSDEKSLMKKVNSLCCLLQDPIVSHDPHLNGENHLQKPVQSTDACSSSACENERNNEENTKDFVGGKLTPSIPRIDSFGDLLLHLPRIASLPKFLFNIVEDDENQSR; from the exons ATGGTTGAGTTGATGATGTCGTCGGGAATGGCGTCGTTTACGGTGAAATTTGAGGTTGAGGATCCTCTTGAAGATGAACACGGTCCCCTCACTAAACGATCAAAATCTTCTTCTGCTTCTTCAAGCTTTAatcag TGGGATGCTGGAAATGATGAATTCCCAGTTCCTCCCCCAGAATACAATCCACTTGATGAGCCAAGTCCTTTAGGTCTGAGATTGAGAAAGAGTCCATCTTTGTTAGATTTAATCACGATGAGGCTGTCACAAAACAGTGGTTCCTCCATTGCACCTGAAAACCCTACTTCTGTAAGCAATACGGGAACAAAGGTTGCTTCCACTTCAGTAGCAACTGACAAGCTGAAGGCGTCAAATTTTTCGGGATCACTTCTAAGGATAGGGTCTTGGGAA TATGCATCTAGATATGAAGGTGATTTGGTGGCAAAGTGTTACTTTGCTAAGCATAAGCTTGTTTGGGAAATTCTTGAAGGTGGGCTCAAGAGTAAAATTGAGATTCAATGGTCAGATATCATGGGGCTGAAGGCGAGCTGTCCAGAGGATGGTCCAGGCAGTTTGACTCTTGTG TTGGCTCGTCAGCCCCTTTTCTTCAAGGAGACAAATCCACAACCTAGAAAACATACTCTATGGCAAGCAACTTCAGATTTCACTGGTGGACAGGCTAGCTTGAACAG GCAACACTTTCTACAGTGTCCACTCGGTGTCTTGAATAAGCATTATGAAAAATTGATCCAATGTGATGTGCGGCTCAATTCTCTGAGCAAACAGCCTGAATTGGCCTTGGAATCTCCATATTTTGATACAAAAGCTACTGTGTTTGGAAATCTTGATGAATTGAACGACCATGGCTTAGATCCAGTCGGTTCTGGTAAGGGTTCCCCACTATCAAGCATCCAAGATGCAGCATCACCTGCTGCGGCGCAGTCATCTTCAGTGTCTTTTGAACAACCTGATCTCCTTGGTACAGCCCCTGAACATTTGTCTAGAGATGCCCCTTCTCCAAGCTCAG TGATGGATACACATGCTGTTGGGGGCAATGCAAACAGCATAGGGTATGATTCTAACAGGATGCAAAACTTGGAGCAATTGAAGGTGCCAGGACTCCAGCCATCAATGTCTATGACTGATCTTGTTAGCCACATTGAAATCTGCATTTCACAACAGATTAATTCTGGAAGTTTGCAGTCTGATGAGGCCTTAGAATGCAAGGGCATGCTGGAGGACATTGCACAGATGTGGCTGAGCGACACTCAATGTACACCAACTTCAGACGAGAAATCTCTCATGAAGAAAGTAAACTCTCTGTGCTGCCTCTTGCAGGATCCTATTGTGTCTCACGATCCCCATTTAAATGGAGAAAATCATCTGCAAAAACCTGTTCAATCTACCGATGCTTGTAGCTCTTCTGCATGTGAGAACGAGAGAAATAACGAAGAGAACACCAAGGATTTTGTTGGTGGTAAACTGACACCAAGTATTCCAAGGATAGACTCCTTTGGCGACTTGCTCCTTCATCTTCCTCGTATTGCATCCCTTCCAAAGTTCCTATTCAACATtgttgaagatgatgaaaacCAATCCAGGTAG
- the LOC125876445 gene encoding PTI1-like tyrosine-protein kinase At3g15890 isoform X3, with translation MTTTTDVEMSIDKQKKDIVILRKKLMDWSFFPYLYQRFNKEEPINWRNPMFIDYIAHQSLQSFYRACKRFESFDFSIEPTIVGKVKHCSYSDLDGITNFKNPEVIQKTISGRLFQGTIVEGSEKRSVIVKTWDFHLPMRDALQCLTTFCDEIELFTDERVNMHPNLVKLYRYCCDTRLALVFDEEFTGLVLSDVLLSDDFGWVERMKVATQLADLYSCLHENNIALDRLIPANIMIDKEFNIKVFDFGYVTNTFNVDDSFLDGARAPEILKGERTRTMKSDVYYFGILLLELMAKRKFSFAHVCCCVQRSIANVVKRGKKYLVHECFTEVDYPTALAITLLVFLCTNFDPDKRPSMKDVIDTLNAMGMGGVKRKRDEYDAEQ, from the exons ATGACGACCACGACAGACGTCGAGATGAGTATTGATAAGCAGAAGAAGGACATTGTGATCCTTAGGAAGAAATTGATGGACTGGAGCTTTTTTCCTTATCTGTACCAACGTTTCAACAAGGAGGAGCCAATCAATTGGCGTAACCCTATGTTCATCGATTACATAGCTCACCAATCGCTACAATCTTTTTACAGGGCATGCAAGCGATTCGAAAG CTTCGACTTCTCAATTGAGCCAACGATAGTTGGTAAGGTGAAGCATTGCAGCTACTCCGATTTGGACGGgattactaatttcaagaatcctGAAGTAATTCAAAAGACTATTTCAGGAAGACTGTTCCAGGGAACCATTGTTGAAGGATCTGAAAAACGATCGGTTATTGTAAAGACATGGGATTTTCACCTTCCTATGAGAGATGCTCTTCAATGTCTAACTACATTTTGT GATGAGATCGAGTTATTCACCGATGAAAGAGTAAATATGCATCCAAATTTGGTGAAGTTGTATAGGTACTGTTGTGATACGAGGCTTGCACTTGTCTTTGATGAAGAATTCACTGGACTAGTTTTGTCGGATGTGCTTCTCTCTG ATGACTTTGGGTGGGTTGAGCGGATGAAGGTCGCAACTCAACTTGCTGATCTCTACTCATGTTTGCATGAGAACAATATTGCACTTGACCGTCTTATTCCTGCAAACATTATGATAGATAAG GAATTTAACATTAAAGTATTTGACTTTGGGTACGTAACAAATACTTTCAATGTGGATGATAGCTTTCTTGATGGTGCTAGAGCTCCAGAGATTCTAAAAG GTGAGAGGACCAGGACCATGAAATCTGATGTTTATTATTTTGGTATTCTACTGCTGGAGCTGATGGCCAAAAGGAAGTTTAGTTTCGCTCATGTGTGTTGTTGTGTGCAAAGATCAATTGCAAATGTGGTTAAGCGtggtaaaaaatatttggttCATGAATGCTTCACAGAAGTTGATTATCCAACTGCATTAGCTATCACACTTCTGGTATTCCTCTGCACGAATTTTGATCCAGACAAGAGGCCCTCAATGAAGGATGTTATAGACACTTTGAATGCGATGGGAATGGGAGGGGTGAAACGAAAAAGAGATGAATACGATGCAGAACAGTAA
- the LOC125876445 gene encoding probable serine/threonine-protein kinase PBL18 isoform X6 — MSIDKQKKDIVILRKKLMDWSFFPYLYQRFNKEEPINWRNPMFIDYIAHQSLQSFYRACKRFESFDFSIEPTIVGKVKHCSYSDLDGITNFKNPEVIQKTISGRLFQGTIVEGSEKRSVIVKTWDFHLPMRDALQCLTTFCDEIELFTDERVNMHPNLVKLYRYCCDTRLALVFDEEFTGLVLSDVLLSDDFGWVERMKVATQLADLYSCLHENNIALDRLIPANIMIDKEFNIKVFDFGYVTNTFNVDDSFLDGARAPEILKGERTRTMKSDVYYFGILLLELMAKRKFSFAHVCCCVQRSIANVVKRGKKYLVHECFTEVDYPTALAITLLVFLCTNFDPDKRPSMKDVIDTLNAMGMGGVKRKRDEYDAEQ, encoded by the exons ATGAGTATTGATAAGCAGAAGAAGGACATTGTGATCCTTAGGAAGAAATTGATGGACTGGAGCTTTTTTCCTTATCTGTACCAACGTTTCAACAAGGAGGAGCCAATCAATTGGCGTAACCCTATGTTCATCGATTACATAGCTCACCAATCGCTACAATCTTTTTACAGGGCATGCAAGCGATTCGAAAG CTTCGACTTCTCAATTGAGCCAACGATAGTTGGTAAGGTGAAGCATTGCAGCTACTCCGATTTGGACGGgattactaatttcaagaatcctGAAGTAATTCAAAAGACTATTTCAGGAAGACTGTTCCAGGGAACCATTGTTGAAGGATCTGAAAAACGATCGGTTATTGTAAAGACATGGGATTTTCACCTTCCTATGAGAGATGCTCTTCAATGTCTAACTACATTTTGT GATGAGATCGAGTTATTCACCGATGAAAGAGTAAATATGCATCCAAATTTGGTGAAGTTGTATAGGTACTGTTGTGATACGAGGCTTGCACTTGTCTTTGATGAAGAATTCACTGGACTAGTTTTGTCGGATGTGCTTCTCTCTG ATGACTTTGGGTGGGTTGAGCGGATGAAGGTCGCAACTCAACTTGCTGATCTCTACTCATGTTTGCATGAGAACAATATTGCACTTGACCGTCTTATTCCTGCAAACATTATGATAGATAAG GAATTTAACATTAAAGTATTTGACTTTGGGTACGTAACAAATACTTTCAATGTGGATGATAGCTTTCTTGATGGTGCTAGAGCTCCAGAGATTCTAAAAG GTGAGAGGACCAGGACCATGAAATCTGATGTTTATTATTTTGGTATTCTACTGCTGGAGCTGATGGCCAAAAGGAAGTTTAGTTTCGCTCATGTGTGTTGTTGTGTGCAAAGATCAATTGCAAATGTGGTTAAGCGtggtaaaaaatatttggttCATGAATGCTTCACAGAAGTTGATTATCCAACTGCATTAGCTATCACACTTCTGGTATTCCTCTGCACGAATTTTGATCCAGACAAGAGGCCCTCAATGAAGGATGTTATAGACACTTTGAATGCGATGGGAATGGGAGGGGTGAAACGAAAAAGAGATGAATACGATGCAGAACAGTAA